Proteins found in one Arachis stenosperma cultivar V10309 chromosome 8, arast.V10309.gnm1.PFL2, whole genome shotgun sequence genomic segment:
- the LOC130946964 gene encoding zinc finger CCCH domain-containing protein 20-like, with the protein MLQNLRIPHSDGGGGVPLSPFSIDAEDPDSQHHLHVFSTDHFRMFDFKVLNCPRGRSHDWTECPYAHPAEKARRRDPRKYHYSGTACPEFRKGHCRKGDSCEFAHGVFECWLHPQRYRTQLCKDGAACRRRVCFFAHAPDQLRVLAPNSAESQLSDSRSLRRNKNNNVSSPTSVLNYSCYFPESPPSSPGDPRHGVVPFSTVRDLVSSMRNMQLEEMGCGPQMGCVYGSPQLGLGPMSGCEEEPAMERVESGRDIRARMYAKLSRENSSIGRSEGPFPDIGWVSELLK; encoded by the coding sequence ATGCTCCAAAACCTTCGAATCCCTCACTCCGATGGAGGAGGAGGAGTACCACTCTCTCCATTCTCTATCGATGCCGAAGATCCTGACAGTCAACACCACCTCCACGTGTTTTCCACCGATCATTTCCGAATGTTCGACTTCAAGGTTCTGAACTGTCCACGTGGCAGGTCGCACGACTGGACGGAGTGCCCCTACGCTCACCCCGCCGAGAAGGCTCGCCGGAGAGACCCTCGAAAGTACCATTACTCCGGCACTGCGTGTCCGGAGTTTAGAAAGGGGCACTGCCGAAAAGGTGACTCGTGCGAGTTCGCTCACGGCGTGTTCGAGTGCTGGCTCCACCCTCAAAGATACAGGACACAGCTCTGCAAGGACGGCGCGGCCTGCCGCCGCCGCGTCTGCTTCTTTGCACACGCGCCGGATCAGCTGCGCGTGCTGGCTCCCAACTCGGCCGAGTCTCAACTCAGCGACTCGCGGAGTCTTCGTCGCAATAAAAACAACAACGTTTCTTCGCCTACTTCAGTTCTTAATTACTCTTGCTATTTCCCGGAGTCGCCGCCATCTTCGCCTGGGGATCCTCGACACGGCGTCGTTCCGTTTAGTACGGTGCGGGACTTGGTGAGCTCAATGCGGAACATGCAGCTTGAGGAAATGGGCTGTGGGCCTCAGATGGGCTGTGTGTATGGGTCTCCGCAATTGGGCCTAGGCCCAATGAGCGGGTGTGAGGAAGAGCCTGCAATGGAGAGAGTGGAATCTGGGAGAGACATTAGGGCGAGAATGTACGCGAAGCTGAGTAGGGAGAACTCGTCGATTGGGAGAAGCGAGGGTCCTTTCCCTGATATTGGATGGGTCTCTGAACTACTAAAATGA